caagtagaaaatcatagatattgagataacaccatccaaatgctggtgtgaCTTGCCTTAGCGCAGAGGAGgatcacactcctcctggttggCTTCAAGACAAGTCTCTTCTTCTGAAAATATTTAGAAACCACAAAAAAATTTATCAAAAACCACTCTGAatatcaccagaaattctagatagcaaggaaaaatccacattttggtgtgctgctagagctttctgaaacaaacacaatgcaaaaagaatcaactcatttggatttATAGGCTAGAAGttgtggctggtcaaagttttaGTCAAATCTGATTAAATTTGAATAATTCAGAAAATCCTGGGGGGGGgaggggtgacgtcgaaggcatAAACAGGGaatacgcctccactcgtaccgcttcgggcgcgagtggtgaggctgacgctgggccccactcgtcaggagagagagagaggggaaaaGAGATCAGAGCGCGACGGCGCTTCGCCGGAGCTTACGCCGGCgaggagggggtttggggctaaACCAGAGGGATAGAAACGAAGAGGGGTTcacggcgcacctgcccgtacccgtggcttgccGTGGGATGACCGGAGCTGCTCGCAGTCAAGCTCGCAAGCGACGGTGGCGGACGGGACTTGCGAGAGAGGAAGAAGGCGACTGCGAGAGGCGGCTCCGAGGGCTCAGCAGCGTCCAGGTGGCACCAGAGGGCCCCCAATGCCACGCCCGAGAGGTTGGTCGAGCTCGAGGGGCACCGGAGCAAGGTGGCTGGGctgcggaggtcgccggagttCTCTAGTCGGGgtcgacggccagaggcctgcccgaccgggctACGGTGTTCCTACATGGTCGTGGCGGTGGTGAGGACTGGTGTGTGGCTTGGAAGCGAGGAGAGGGGCTCTATATATAGCCGGAGCGAGGGGGTAACGTGGCGTCGCCGGAGTGCTCTGGAAGCCGGCGAACGGCGACGAAAAGCGGCAGTGCGAGGGGGCAAGGCTTTAGTGTCAAGGCGGAGGCTGTccacgctcgcggacgagcacaAGGAGCAGTGGAGAAGAAGACAACGGCACGAGCGCACTGTGGCATTTGGCCGCGACGTGCCCGTGCTTGCTGCGGCGTCTCCGgcatcggcgagcgccagggaggtGTCAAGGATGATGGGTCGGGGCTGGTGGCGCGGCGCGACAGTCGTCGGCGAGCTCTGGCTCGAGCACGCGCCGAACAGAGGCGTTGGCGCTACCCAGAGCGCGTCGAACGCGTTCCAGACACCGTGTCCTCACGCGGTCACCGCCCTGGCATGGTCAAATCGGCGCCCACGCGCGGCCAAACCATGTCTGGGCTAAAGTCCACGCAGTGTTTAGTCTAGAGGAGCCGAGGACACATCACCAGGCAGACCAGATTTGACGCAACCAACTTGGCAAGTTTCTGACCAGGAACTTGGTCGCCATGTTTGGCTAGCTTCTAGATGGCCATTAGGGCTGATTTCCTGGGGTTAAGGGTTTCTTAGGAGGGTAATTAGGCTCAAGAAAAATCAGGGCCAAAggatcaaggaaaaatgcacttgttGTAGAATGTGCATTTCTGGACCAGAAGAGAAATtattttctatagcaaaaatattacagaaagtcatgcaatatttttgcttgggaaggtgtgccaaggtccaaagaatattcaggaattatttcagatttttgggagcaataaaaatgagggttgctttggagcaatAGTTTCTGAAAAGAGTTTCAGAGAGGAAAATGAATATAtttttttatgaaaaatattcatttgattattttggggATTTATCAGAGAAATAAGGTTGAATTGgaagtagataggtcacttgggtgaaattCAAGGgcatgcccaagtgacaagtccatttgaattgattccaAAATCCAAATCAGGGCAAAGGcaaaaaccaagtccggaaaaagagagaaggcaaaatccaggctgtcacagaTCATGTCCCTAataagaaccccgcactgagctaAAAATGCTTCCTTGGTCTGGATGGGtgcaatcggttggccatcgcgcgcgatttctgtgatcgtgaacctttcatccaagcacaactttttcttcgggcctcgtctcgttactgaagtttggctcgatccggagggctagaaaagaagaaagaagagagttaatatgtgtacatataccaaaacaattaatgcatcaattagctatagtcagcacaggcttaattaatatatatacctggccggactccgttcggtcaccggagccgtcatcacggtatccttccaccggcattcggtcaccggagccatcataatcatgtccttcctcctccattgttcgatcaccgtagcctgcttcttcaccctgtccttccagaccatcggtgtcatTGAGATACGACATGACATCAGCTCCGgctgcgattatgtcccccaCCACCTGTTCTGCTTCCTCATCTTGGccgtgctccatagtttctgcaaatattacaacatgaaaattattatacaaacatgacagatggatatattgtggcaaacgtagacctagctagctaatcacaacaaggaatcatattagtggcctcgacgcttctctagggtttggggtggcctcggcaacggttcaagggttcggggtggcctcgacaacgctcttttaacttggtaaatttgggtggcctcggcagCGTTTCTAGGGTTTGGGCCGGACTGCCTCTCTCACGTTTGTCTAGCGTCAAAGGattcaactaaaccatgtcttcatcattaggcgaaagtaataggcgcatgatggtacgaagctctccaaagttattttggaacggagtcccagataggataattcacttttttggtacaaagttcagcaagagccttccgaatatcactatttggaaggcctttgatgaaattcgtaccaaaagacgaattatcctatccggggctcccttccaaaataactttggagaacttcgtaccatcatgcctcggttacttccggctaatgatgaagccatggatttcttcaatactttgacactaggcaacctctcgacccctcggtgatcctcgaccctcgaccgctcggcgatccatgaccctctaccctagttcccgacccttgaacccctcatgtcacgtttgtctagtgtcaaaggattcaacaaaaccatgtcttcatcattaggcgaaagtaacaggtgcatgatggtacgaagctcttcaaagttgttctggaacagagtcccagataggataattcactttttggtacaaagttcagcaagagccttccgaatatcgctatgtggaaggcctttgctgaaattcgtaccaaaaggcgGATTATCCTATCCAGGACTCTGTTCCAGAACAACTTTGCAGAACTTCGTACCAAcatgccccggttacttccggTAAATGATGAAggcatggatttcttcaatactttgacactaggAAACCTCTCGACTCCTCGCCGATCCTcaaccctcgacccctcgacgaccctcgaccctcgaaccctcggcccCCCAACGACCCTTgaaccctcgacccctcgaccctcgaaccctcggcgaccctcgacccctcggtgaccctcgaccctctaccctatctagttcccgaccctcgcccGTCAAACCCTCGGCGACCCctccccccctcatgtcgaagttatcggggagggggtatatcgaccccccctcatgtcgaagttatcggggagggggtatatcgataacgacatacccgataaaaaataagaaaaggaagaagaagaagaaaaaggaaaaaaagaggagaagacgAAAAGAacagaggagaagaagaaaaaatagaatattttctattttttcttcttctcctctattcctttcttcttctcctttatctattttctattttttcttcttctcctctattcctttcttcttctcctttattttttattttttcctcttcttatttatttctcctcttcttcctctcctctttttctcctttttcttttccttcttcctaaacaaaacataaactaaaataatcCTAAAACTAAAAGAAACTTCTCCTCctccctttttttcttcttcttcttttttttcatcctaaaactttatgaacaaaattacaacagaaaaaaaaccacaaaaattctatgaacaaaattacaacagaaaaaaatcataaaaattctatgaaaaaatgacatattctttgcatatgaacatacaaacatttcCATATTCTACTATAATATCACCCAAAAAAATCTATGAGAACAGAAAAAAAATCTACTACTACAATACATACatacaccatcatcaccatcatctaCTACAATACAtacatcatcgtcatcatcatcatcatctactacaatatgaacagaaaaaaaatctatgaacagggTCGTCGTCAGCGTCGGGGCGGGTGGCAGCGTTGGGGCGGGCGCGCGGCAGCGTTGGGGCGCGGGGCGGAAGGGGGAGAGGAGGGGAACGACGCGATGAGGCTCACAGTGTAGGGGAgcggcggcgaggtcggggcagggctcggcgcgcgcgacggcgaggtcggggcagggcgcGTCGAGGTCGGGGCAGGGTGCGGTGAGGCCGGGGTAGGGGCGACGTGACGACGGAGACGGCGGACGGGGGcagggcagcctggcggcgtcgatgacCTCGGCGTCGTCGGGCAGCAACTGGCGATGAATCTGAAAAAATGctaagtgctggcttatatagcaaaggctttagtcccggttggtggcaccaaccgggaccaaagccaccctttagtcccggttggtgccaccaaccgggaccaaaggtctcttttcagcagcccaaagggcgggaagcagaggcctttgttcccggttggtggcaccaaccgggactaaaaggggggcattggtcccggttggtgccacgaaccggtaccaatgcacccctttagtcccggttggtgccaccaaccgggaccaaaggccttgtgctgcccgcgTCGTGGCCAAAACTTTAGTTGAGATTGCATtatgagagattgcattgaggaatgcacatagcttcacaatggctaatcggacgttttccggtagaagccccctcaatgcaaccggaagcagttgcgtcataatcacgtggcagtcatgagactttagattctggaactttttctctggcatatttattattccctttatattcgacgagaagtcagacgggaccttcatacttaGCAGGCAtgcaaagaagatttctttctcttctttggtaagagcgtagctggcaggaccttcatactgctttagaggcatgccgtctttttcgtgcaaacgttgcaggtcctcccgtgcctccagtgtatcttttgtcttcccatacacgcccaagaagcctagcaggttcacgcaaaggttcttcgtcacgtgcatcacgtcgagtgaagagcggacctctaggtcatTCCAGTatggtaggtcccaaaatatacatttcttcttccacatgggtgcgcgtccctcagcgtcattcggaacagatagtccgccgggaccctttccaaagattacgtgtaaatcattgaccgtagcaagtacgtgattaccggtacgcatggcgggcttcttccggtgatctgcctcgcctttgaaatgcttgcctttcttccgacattgatggttggtcggaagaaatcgacgatgccccaggtacaaattcttcctgcatttgtccaggtatatatactttcggtgtcagctaaacagtgcgtgcatgcgtggtatcccttgtttgtctgtcctgaaaggttactgagagcagaccaatcattgatggttacaaacagcaacacatgcaggttaaattcctcctattTGTGCTCGTCccacacgtacaccgtttccattccacagctgtaaatgttcttcaactaatggccttaggtacacatcaatgtcgttgccgggttgcttaaggccttggatgagaattggcatcataatgaacttccgcttcatgcacatccaaggaggaaggttatacatacatagagtcacgggccaggtgctgtgattgctgctctactccccgaaaggattaatgccatctgctcttaaaccaaaccatacgttccttgagtcacctgcaaactcagccccgtactttctctcattttttctccactgcgacccgtcagcgggtgctctcaacttcccgtctttcttacggtcctctttgtgccatcgcatcaacttggcatgctcttcgtttctgaacagacgtttcaaccgtggtattatagttGCATACCACGTCACCTTGGCAGGAActctcttcctggggggctcgccgtcaacatcgccagggtcatctcgtctgatcttataccgcaatgcaccgcattaccgggcatgcgttcaaatccccGTACGCactgcggtagaggatgcagtcattagggcatgcatgtatcttctgcacctccatcctagagggcatacgaccttctttgctgcgtacgtactgtcgagcaattcgttatcctttggaagcttcttcttcaatatttttagtagcttctcaaatcctttgtcaggcacagcattctctgccttccactgcagcaattccagtacggtactgagctttgtgttgccatcttcgcaattggggtacaacccttttttgcgatcctctaacatgcgatcgaactttagcttctccttttgactttcgcactgtctccttgcatcaacaatgacccgacggagatcatcatcgggcacaatttcgtctggttcctcttgatcttcagcagcttcccccgttgcagcatcaccgtattccgggggcacatagttgtcatcgtcctcttcttcttcgctgtcttccatcataacccctatttctccgtgcctggtccaaacattatagtgtggcatgaaacccttataaagcaggtgggtgtgaatgattttccggtcagagtaagacttcgtattcccacatatagggcatgaataacacataaaaccattctgcttgtttgcctcagccacttcgagaaaattatgcacgcccttaacgtactcggaggtgtgtctgtcaccgtatatccattgccggttcatctgcgtgcattatatataattaagtgtgtcaaaaaccattacagaacatcatggatagataagtgaccaaattaatagaagttcatcatcacatattaaaaccaaagtacatacatagttcttattgagcaacatatagctctccagagcatgtaattaaaccatatattgaaactatgtaaaacatttcaatgcaacaacaaatgtgatcataatcgcaaccaaggtaacaattgatccaatggcataatgataccaagcctcggtatgaatggcatattttctaatctttctaatcttcaaacgcattgcgtccatcttgatcttgtgatcatcgacgacatccgcaacatgcaactccaatatcatcttctcctcctcaattttttttattttttccttcaagtaattgttttcctcttcaactaaatttaacctctcgacaatagggtcggttggaatttctggttcacatacctcttagataaataaaatctatgtcatgttggtcggcataattgtcataaacaataaatgaaccaaatagttataaaagataatatataccacatccgaatcatagataggacgagggccgacgggggcggataccaaaaccatcgcactatataataactatcaataataaaagtaagaaaattagacaagtatctatctaaagtaagaatttttttctttcagaaagaagataagaacaagaggctccccacggtggtgccggcgacgagatcggtgcgggcgatcgacggcggtgaagacggggacgagaCGTGACAGACcactaaacctagacaaatctcgaggaaaatggagcttggaggtcgagcttcgagaggagaaagcttaactagtgtggctcgggcatttcatcgaacacctcatgtgcataggaggtgagctagagcgccacaaagctctcccctcgccggccagaaaaaacagagcactgtggagtgctctgctgcggcgatggggtatatataggcaactcattgttcccggttcgtggctggaaccgggactaaaggccccccttctgtcccggttctaggcacgaaccgagaccaatggctgtgggccaggagcgaggaccgttggtcccggttcgtgccaagaaccgggacaaatgggtccacacgaaccgggacaaatgcctcccgaggcccggccggccccgtgggcgcacgaaccgggacgtatgTCCCCATAGGTCCCGGTTTGTAACAGAACCGGGagtaatgggctggccaggccgcAACCAAaaccctgttttctactagtgcatataTTATTACTTTAACATGTGGTTAAAATTAGTCTAAAAATGCATTAGGCTCAATATATATGGATAGAGGGATTATTTAACTTGCTTGTTGCTCTGGCCTTTTCAAGGTCGCCAGTGATAACATATTCAAAGCCACCATAAAGCGAAACATTAGTTTGATGGAATGTGGTCCAAGAAGTACCTTTTTGGTGCTTTTGGCCGAGACGCACAGGCAAACGTCCAAGGTCACTTCCAAGCAATCAGCTGATAGGATGATTGATTTGCTGACAAACTCACGTACGAAATTAGCAATTACATCTATTCCACTGGCAGACGCAAGTATATGATGCTAATCACTACTCCATTTCATAATTATTATCGTGGTTTTAGTTTAAATTCTACTGACAGAGCGCACAACTACGCACGCACGCATGCGAACACAGGCTAAAGGACCGTGTCACTTGtatctttttcctttttccttgcTTTGGGCTGAGTCGAATCTGCACCAGATCCACCATGTTGGGATCTGCTTTCGCCCCCCACGAACTGCTGCACGCAAATATGATAATTTTGATCTGTGAATGAAATCATTTTACAAAATGAACTGCTTCTAAAAAATTCACTCGGTTGACCTTCTTAAGTGGCGCCTGACACGAATGCGTCACACTATACTGTGCAACGCCTGACTGACAGACGCTACTCGCCTGGCCAGCGTCGCACCCCGGACTGTcaaaaattactaagtcagtgtgcagcgtCTGAGAgttaggcgccacactatacagtgtagcgTGTATCTTCTAGGTGTTGCACTAGTGGttgcttcattttgtagtgcaaccactagtgcaacgcctagaagctaggcgctacactgtatggtgtggcgcctagctctcagacgctgcacactgacttagtaatttttaAATCACCCGGGTGCGACGCTGGCTAGGCGTGTAGCTCCTGTCAGCcaggcgttgcacagtgtagtgtggcgtCTTCGTGTCGGGCGCCACTCAAAAATGTCAGCTGAGTGAAATTTTTTTACGGGCAGTTCATTTTGTGAAATGGTTTCATCCacaggtcaaaattgtcaaatttgccacTGCCGCATGCAGTGTTATGCCAATATTCCGATTTTACCCCTCCAACGAAAAATACTACTAGTACTACATAGTTTTAGCTCATATTAGTATGGGTTAATCTAGTCCGTCGAATGAATAAAATGGATGGGTCATATATTAGTTTGATGCACTGTACAAGAATACCGGTGTAGTTTCACTTCCATTTCCCTATCTAGCACGCCGCCACCATGAACGCGACATCGCTGGCTGCGATCAACTCGTCCTCTCTCACCTGGCTTGCTTCCTGCTCCCCTTGCTCCCCTTGGGTTCAAGTTAGTTCATCGATGGGACTCAGCACTTCACCTCATCTTCCTAAAACCGCAAGAACAAGTTAACGGGAGTTGTGCCCGAACCATGGCGGGGATTCCATGGATGCTGCAACGTGCAACAGACCCATGGCTATGGGGATCTCTCTCTACAGCGGCCTCTCGCAGTCGCAGAACCTCGTCGGTCGTCCTGCATGCCCGTCTCCTCCACGACAGCCTCCCGTTCATTTTGCCGCATCTCCAGTTCCGCCCTCTCCTAGCTCCTCCCCTGTGGTCGCCCGGACCTCCAGTCGCACGTCGGCAAGCAGCGCGGCGGCGCTCACACCAAGGACCCGCGAAGCAGCGAGACGACACAGCAGGACAGAGGTCAGCCTCGCCCCGTCCCGTATGGCTTCGGACGTCCGTCCGGGTCGATCGATCGACTTTACAGCCACGATCCAAAGCACCTATTCGATGCCTACCGAACTTTGTGTTTTACCGGGCTGTGTTTTACACAGGTAGTGGTCTACTTGGAAACGACAACTCAGTCAAGCCATAATTCCTGCTTCAATAACACTTCGTCCTTGATTGTTGGCGGTATGCCTCTTTACATCAAAATAGAGCTACTTCATGCGTTGCACTTGCACTACTTACTATACCACTAGTACGTTTCGGAGTAGTGCATGCATGCACCTGCAAACAAGTTTTGCCATCTTTTGTGACTATGAATCAAAAAAGTTCTGAAGCTCACGGCACGTCAATGAAAATTTATCGATCATGCATGTAACTGACAAAAGGGAATGGGGTTTAAAAAACATTGTAGAAATAATAAGTTGCAGTAGTAGCTAGCTACAAACTACAGACCGATGTGCAGCGCAGTTGCAGTAGGAGCTGCTTGCCCGCGGGTGCCCAGGCGTGGGCGACTGCTCGCGGCGATGGCGGCCTAAGCATGACGTGGAAGACGGCGAGGGCCGCATGGCCGTGCGACTTGGCGGAGTGTAGGCACTGCAGCGCCGGCTCCGCGTGACGGGCAGCGTCAGTGTGGGGAGTTGCCACCTGCCGCGCCACCATGGAGCCCGATGTGCGCAACGCAGATGGAGAAGACGTTGCCTAGTACGGCCTGGAACATGCTGAAGCGCTTGAGCCGGCCGAGGGCGAAGTCGATGCTGTCGCCTCTTGCTGAAGCGCCCTGACCGGCGTTGGGCAGGGGATGCACGCCCGGGCGGAACCTGCAGCAGTCCTCGGCGGCCAAGCGGTATTGCTGGCGGGCGCCGATAATAGATGACGCAGATTTTTTGAGCACGTGCACCCCGGCTCTGCCATCCTGACTCTCCAGGGTCGCTTTAAGATCTGTGCGACATAACTAACTTTCTATATcaaattttcttttttttctctcatATAAAACATGTGTTGCAGTTTAAACTTTTGCACTGCGAGAAAGCTTTCTAACTAGAATATAGGAtaaatttttcagaatttttggtcCGACATAAATACTAAAACAGTTTTGCTAAAGCAACATGATTTTTTAATCAAACAAAACTTATTTTGTATATTTATGTTAACCAAAAAAATCTAAAAGTTTTATCCTAGATTCTAGTTAGAAAGCTTTGCTGTTCTGCAAAGGTTTGAACTTCAAGACATGTTCTATGAGAGAAACAAAAAAGGGAAATGTGCTTACACGAATCGCGATACGGGGAATGGATGGCTAGATAAGGGATCTGGGTGCAGGTGCTCTTAAACTTGTTTTCGGCCGATGATGGCCTCGACTACTTCATTCGTCCTGTTGATGTAAGTGAAGCTGCGAGCCGACGCCTCCGCCGCCGTGTTCCTCCGCTGCTCCATTGCCGACGTcggtgctctctctctctctgtggcGCCGTATAATAGGAGGAGACGTGAAGACACTAACTAACCACTCGGCCCCCGCCTCGCTGGCAGCAACCCCCAATCGCGCCACCACCGGCCCCCCTCCAGCGactcccctcgccgccgccggaggccaCCACCGGGCGAAGCCCGCAtcgtggcgggggcggcggggtcTCACCCCCTGGTGTGGCTCTCTCGCGCTAGGCCCACGGCGGGCGGCCCGCCTCCTGTGGTCCGTCGGCGGCTCTCCCGCGGCCTGGCGGCCGATCCAGTGGCACCCCTTCTCCTCCACGCCTCCTGGTGGCTGTCCCGACAGCTCCTCTCCGGTGGTGGATCTGGCTGCGCCGCCGCGGTCCTTCCCGGCCCGCCATGGTCATCGGCGTCGCCGAGTGCGGCGCATccccctccctcctcccacgAGCTCCACCTCGCATAGTCACCCACCCCCTGGCCCTGGTCGTCCGGCGTCTTCCCGGCAGCAGGGCCTTGTCCCAGCCATGCCTCTTCCTCTCGGGCTGGTTATGGTGCCGTTGGTGATGGATTCAGGCCTCCTCTAGCTTGATCTGTCCTGTGGTCTGTTTGTGGTGGAGCGTCCGGCGGCGCCTGT
The Aegilops tauschii subsp. strangulata cultivar AL8/78 chromosome 3, Aet v6.0, whole genome shotgun sequence genome window above contains:
- the LOC109756759 gene encoding LOW QUALITY PROTEIN: uncharacterized protein (The sequence of the model RefSeq protein was modified relative to this genomic sequence to represent the inferred CDS: inserted 2 bases in 2 codons); this encodes MEQRRNTAAEASARSFTYINRTNEVVEAIIGRKQQYRLAAEDCCRFRPGVHPLPNAGQGASARGDSIDFALGRLKRFSMFQAVLGNVFSICVAHIGXPWWRGRWQLXHTDAARHAEPALQCLHSAKSHGHAALAVFHVMLRPPSPRAVAHAWAPAGKQLLLQLRCTSVCSL